The sequence GATTCTCACAGATATTCCAAGAGCACTATGGGGGAAACGATTAACTGACGCTAATTTAAACGGAAAACTAGCTTATGATCATCGTTTTATGATCGCTCATATTTTCCTTCCTAGAAAATTAGATATTTCTGTAGCAGAAATGCAAGCACAGATCCGTGAAATGTTTAAAGCTTCAGAAGTAAATATAGTTTTAGAGCAAGAAAACGAAGTAAACAATGATGTGTTGGGGAAATATGCTCTTAATGATGAACCCACTTTTTGGCAAGTAGCTGGTATTTGTGAAAAGCCAAAAGTCAATATCAACGACCATTTATTTGAACTTCATATTGATATTGAGGATAAGTTTAACGTCCATGTTGCTTCACTAAGCTCAACTACAGCTGCATATAAAGTCATGGGAGCAGCAAGTATCTTACCTAAATATTTCAATGATACACAAGAAGAGTTATTTGCTGCACAAGTTACTATAGGACATAATCGTTATTCTACAAATACATTACCTAACTTTTTCCGGGTTCAGCCTTCAAGCATTTTAGGGCATAATGGTGAAATCAATACAGTCAAAAAGATGAGACATGAAGCAGAGATGGTTAATGTTCCTTTACTTGATGGAGGTAGTGATTCACAGGATATGAATCGTACGATTGAAACTTTCATTCATCGCTTTGGATTAAGCTTGTTTGAAGCCATGGAGCTTGTATTCCCACCGATAATTAATGAAATGAAACAGTTCAGAACAGATCTGCAAGATTTATATGTATACTACCGACAGATGTGGGGTCACTTTGCACAAGGACCAGCTGGTATCGTATCCCGTTATGAAAACGAATGTGTATTCAGCGTTGATGCTTTAGGACTTCGTCCATTATGGATGGTGGAAAGTGAAACTTCTTTATACTTCTCATCAGAACAAGGAATCATTACTGTCGGTGAAATGGTGAATGAACCAAAACCAATTTCACCGGGTGAAAAAGTAGGTGTCAAACTTACAGAAAATGCTCATGTAGAAGTCGTTTCTTATAGCGAAATTCAAAACATTGTATTAGAACGTGCAAAATCACGCGTTGATTTTTCCGGATTAAATAAACACCTTACATTTGCTTCAAGTGATCTAAACATAACATTAAATGAAGATGTAGAAGCTACAGGTAATTTATATAGTGCATTTGGTTGGGATCGCGAAGGTATTCAAATGATTGAATCCATGTCTAAAACAGGTGCTGAGCCAATTCGTTCATTAGGTCATGATGGTCCTTTAGCTGCAATCCACTGGGAAAGACAAAACATTCCTGACTTTATTAAAGAAAGTGTTGCTGTTGTAACGAATCCAGCGATTGATCGTGATCGTGAAACTGAGCATTTTTCTACACGTGTTGTCATTGGACCTCGCCCTTCAATCTACGGTGCTATCGATGCAAAATTACGTATTGAACTACCTTCACCTATCGTATTGGAAGGAACTCTTGGTACAGACAGCTTAAGTCAATTAAATCAATTATCATTAGAACAACTCCTTGGAGAATTCCGTCAACAGGGAGAAAATAATGTAGCAGTTTTATCTCTTACTTATTCTCGTGGTACAAAATTAAAGGATGCTTTAGAAAAATTAGCTGAGGATGCAAAAAATGCGGTTCAAAACGGAGCTTCTCTATTATTATTAGATGATGTTAGAGCACATCAAAATGGTCAATTATGGTTAGATCCTCATTTATCTGTATCTAAAATTGATCTAGCTCTAAAATCTAAAGTATCAGATAAAGGAGAAAATCTTCGTCGTCAAACTAGCATTATTTTACGCTCTGGAGCAGTAAGAAGTTTACATGACATCGCGGTTGCTGTTGGACTCGGTGCTGACCTTATTTCACCTTATATGATTTTTTCTACGGCTGCTGATAAAGAAGATGCTCCGGCTGCAAGAAAAGTGTATCTTGCACTTAAAAAAGGTTTGGAAAAGGTTATTTCTACCATTGGTACTCATGAATTACGTGGATACACACGTTTCTTCTCATCCATTGGTTTACATCCAGAGGTTGCAGAAGTTTTAGATATAGTCAATTACTTAGGAAGTGAAAAGGCTGGAAAAAGTTTTGCTGACCTTGAAAAAGAAGCTGAAGAACGTTATGAGTCTTATCATCAAGAAAAAGCAAAACCAGCGCGTAACTTCCACTTCTTCCAACGTATGTGGAAATCTTTAAACGAAGCTGCTGATGGCTCTGCACCATATGGGGATTATGAAGAAAAACTTCGTGAGCAAGAAAAGAAAAATCCTATATCCATCCGTCACTTAGCTGATTTTGATTATGAAAAAGCAAATGAAACACATAAACCTTTAGATCCGTCAGAAGTGAATATCGGAATCGGAGATCATGATTATCCAATGTTAATCTCCTCCATGTCTTTTGGTTCACAAAATGAAACAGCCTTCCGCGCTTATGCTGAAGCTGGTAACCGCCTAAATATGATTACGATGAACGGAGAAGGCGGAGAAATTAAAGATATGTTAGGTAAATACAAAAAAACACGTGGTGCACAAATTGCATCTGGCCGCTTTGGTGTCAATGTTGAACTTGTGAATGGTGTTGCTGTATTAGAAGTCAAAATTGGTCAGGGTGCGAAACCTGGTGAAGGCGGGCATTTACCAGGGCAAAAGGTAAACGATAAAATTGCAGAAGCACGTAATGCTACATTTGGTTCAGATTTAATTTCACCTTCAAATAATCATGATATTTATTCAATCGAGGATTTAGCGCAAATTATTTCTGAATTAAAAGAAGCTAGTGGACGTAAATGTAAAATCAGCATCAAAGTACCTGTGGTTCCTAACATTGGTACAATCGCAGTAGGGATTGCTAAAGCTGGTGCAAACATTATAACTTTATCTGGTTTTGACGGCGGTACAGGAGCTGCTCGTGTCCATTCCTTGCAAAACGTTGGTTTACCTACGGAAATTGGTACAAAATTAGCTCATAATGCTTTGATTGAAGCAGGACTTCGAGATAAAGTAGAAATATGGTCTGACGGTGGTATGAAATCAGGAGCGGATGTTGTAAAAATGATCATGCTTGGTGCAAATCGTTGTGGATTTGGTAGTATTGCAATGCAATCTATCGGTTGCACAACATGCCGTGGCTGTCATTTAGATACTTGTCATGTTGGAATCTCAACACAAATCGATTCACTTGAAGAAGCTGAAGAAAGAGGATTACGTCGTTTCGTACCTCGTGTGTATGATACAGCGGTAGATTCACTTGTTAGACTTTTCGGTGGTATGGGTGAAGAAATCCGTGACATTGTTGCTAAGCTTGGATATAAAAATGCACAAGATTTAGTTGGACGTTCTGATTTATTAAAACAAATTAATTATGCTGAAAAAATGGATTTATCTGACTTATTACGTCCTGCACCAATCCAATTTGTAGTACCATCAATGGAAGCAAATATTTCTACATCTGATATCATAGGTGTTGCAGCTGGTGCTGAAGGCCAAGAATACTTCCCAGATGCAGTATCCTTTGAAACGACAGTGGAAAAAACATGGTCTGGTGTAGTAGCGGATGCAAGAATTTTGGGAACTCGTTATTCTAGTCATCGCGTTC comes from Chengkuizengella sediminis and encodes:
- a CDS encoding glutamate synthase-related protein translates to MMNESKFQNLLQSEHDSCGIICIIEKDGKPSRNNIKKTIDALVMMEHRSGFIEGEGDGCGILTDIPRALWGKRLTDANLNGKLAYDHRFMIAHIFLPRKLDISVAEMQAQIREMFKASEVNIVLEQENEVNNDVLGKYALNDEPTFWQVAGICEKPKVNINDHLFELHIDIEDKFNVHVASLSSTTAAYKVMGAASILPKYFNDTQEELFAAQVTIGHNRYSTNTLPNFFRVQPSSILGHNGEINTVKKMRHEAEMVNVPLLDGGSDSQDMNRTIETFIHRFGLSLFEAMELVFPPIINEMKQFRTDLQDLYVYYRQMWGHFAQGPAGIVSRYENECVFSVDALGLRPLWMVESETSLYFSSEQGIITVGEMVNEPKPISPGEKVGVKLTENAHVEVVSYSEIQNIVLERAKSRVDFSGLNKHLTFASSDLNITLNEDVEATGNLYSAFGWDREGIQMIESMSKTGAEPIRSLGHDGPLAAIHWERQNIPDFIKESVAVVTNPAIDRDRETEHFSTRVVIGPRPSIYGAIDAKLRIELPSPIVLEGTLGTDSLSQLNQLSLEQLLGEFRQQGENNVAVLSLTYSRGTKLKDALEKLAEDAKNAVQNGASLLLLDDVRAHQNGQLWLDPHLSVSKIDLALKSKVSDKGENLRRQTSIILRSGAVRSLHDIAVAVGLGADLISPYMIFSTAADKEDAPAARKVYLALKKGLEKVISTIGTHELRGYTRFFSSIGLHPEVAEVLDIVNYLGSEKAGKSFADLEKEAEERYESYHQEKAKPARNFHFFQRMWKSLNEAADGSAPYGDYEEKLREQEKKNPISIRHLADFDYEKANETHKPLDPSEVNIGIGDHDYPMLISSMSFGSQNETAFRAYAEAGNRLNMITMNGEGGEIKDMLGKYKKTRGAQIASGRFGVNVELVNGVAVLEVKIGQGAKPGEGGHLPGQKVNDKIAEARNATFGSDLISPSNNHDIYSIEDLAQIISELKEASGRKCKISIKVPVVPNIGTIAVGIAKAGANIITLSGFDGGTGAARVHSLQNVGLPTEIGTKLAHNALIEAGLRDKVEIWSDGGMKSGADVVKMIMLGANRCGFGSIAMQSIGCTTCRGCHLDTCHVGISTQIDSLEEAEERGLRRFVPRVYDTAVDSLVRLFGGMGEEIRDIVAKLGYKNAQDLVGRSDLLKQINYAEKMDLSDLLRPAPIQFVVPSMEANISTSDIIGVAAGAEGQEYFPDAVSFETTVEKTWSGVVADARILGTRYSSHRVRDRYNGTYNDLPKVKIKITDGSVPGIGLAAFNANGVDITVQGGSEDGVGKMSYGGKVAILKSTGKHGKFINGSVGKSFCYGAQGGLFIVQGDADSRACIRLSGADVIFGGEIQQPIQDDLGAISIRANLKGFAFEYMTNGRAVVLGDPGAWICAGMTGGVIYQRLNPEMGFDKEAIQRRIATGAKVFINPLTDKSHSDLNELLNIYREELNNSGQSEAAEKISALLENLDENFVMISSENFQEIQGIVTE